TATTTTTAGAAAAGTCGAGATTATTGAATTTTCCTCCATAAAAATAAGCGGTCTGTAAACTGGTATTTGTACTTAAATCAACACTCGTAAGATTCACATTGGTAAGTGATAAACTTTTTAATTTTGTATTAGTACTTAAATCAATAGTATTTAAAGCCGAATCATCGATAGATAAATGTGTTAACTCTGTATTTGTACTCAAATCGATAGTTTCAAAAACTGCATCTTTCAAAAAGATACCTGAAAGCTTGGTATTTAATGATACATTCAAAGAAGTTAAAGGACTATCTTCCAGGTAAATTTCAAGTAAGTTTAAATTATTACTAAAATCAGCAGTTGATAGTTCGTTTCCGTCTCCAAAAATGGATTGAACAGCGACGAAATCCTCTATTCCGGTTAAATCTTTAATCTTGTAAGCAGAATAGTCAAGATCTAAATATTTAATTGTTTCAATACTTGAAGTTGGAACTTTTCCATCTTGTGAAATATCATCATATCCTTGATCTTCTAAAATGGCTTCAAAAGCAGTATCTGGAATATCAGTGTATCTACAATCATGATCTGCAAAATACGATTGACTATCTCTTGTACTACTCCAGCTATTTTCAAAAGTTGATGGATCATCTACTGTAATGCAAGTTAGATTTGCATTTCCTGTACTCGTAAAATTTGTTACGTTGGAATTGTTACCGTTTTTAATATTTAGAGAAGACAGATTATTGTTATTTACTCCGATAATCCTTAACACTGTATTCTTACTCAAATCTAAATCAGTAATTGCATTTCCTCCAGCATATAGTTGCTGGAGCGCTGTATTTTGAGTAAGATCCAAACTGGTAAGATTACTATTACTAATTCCTAATGCTCTTAATAGTGGACTTTTAGTTGGATCAAAAGTTTCAATATCATTATTCTGCACCCAAGCACGCGTTAAAGCAGTACATTTTGTTATGTCTAAATTTTTAAGATTATTATTCTCAAGTAGTACTAAATCCATTTTAGTACACCCGGTAATATCTATACTTTCTAGACCATTATAACGTCCTGAAACAACTGTAAGCTCTGTATTATTACTCAGATCTACACTAGTTACCGAATTATTATTAAAAATTAAAGATTGTAACGCTAAAAAATCTTCAATTCCTGATAAGTTTGCAATTGATTTATTTGAAATATCTAAAGATGTAATACCTTCAATTTGATCTGTCGGAACTTTTCCATCTCCGGAAATATCATCATACCCTAAATCTTCTAAGGCCGTTTCGAAATTACTATCAGTAATTGTAGTATACTCTTTTACCGTAAGGGTTGCAGCACTTGATAGTATATCATTTCCACAATCATCTGCCAAATACACTCTGAATTTATAGCCATTAGCACTTAAAGGAACATTTGTTAACTCTAAAGTTGTACTATCTTTTCCGGTAACAGTTAAATCATCAAATCTTGTGTTCCAAGCGTTTCCATCTTCACTTACCAACCACTGTGCAGAAGTAAAATTTACACCTTCAACTGTAAACTGCACTGTTCCATTTACCTCAACAGTAGCATTTGCTGGCGATGTAGTTATTTCAGGAACTACAGGAACGTGTGCTTCACCAACACCCACAGCATAAAATGCATTTGTAACAGAAGTAACCTCTTGAGAACACGCTCCATGTAAATCAGTTGCAGCTTGGATTGCCGCTACTCTTGCATCTGCATAATCTGAAGTTGATGTTAAATAATTTTGTTGCATTTGCCAAACAATATTAGCCGCATCATACACATTGATGGCTGTAACACTATAGGCATTACCAATATCATTGGTACCCGATCCTCCGTTGTACAATAACCAAAACCAATGATTCAACACACCACTATTGGTATGAACTCCACAATAATCATTTCCATTTTGACTTGGAGTACAATTAGTTGTATCATACCAATACGTTCCTCCATAGGTATCGGGCTGACCATAAGAATTTGGATTTGAAAAAGATCGTAATGCACCACCTGCATTTTGGTCGTTAATTCTAGAAGGATCTGTATTGGTTCCTAAATTATCATTTGCATAATTTTCAAAAACCATGGCCCATATATCCGATAATCCTTCATTCAATGCACCAGACTCAAACTCATAATCTAAATTTGAAGTAGCATTATTTATTCCATGAGCAATTTCATGAGCAATCACATCTAGAGTTGTTAGTGGAGTAAATTTTCCTGCTCCATCTCCATACAACATAAAACCTGCAGTATTACTTACTGCTCCCCATGCCGCGTTTGTCCAATCCGCATCATAATGAACCATGGATAATAATGCGCTATTTGATCCATTATAACTGTTCCAGTTATGCTCATTCTTCCAGTAGTCATATAATTGTGTTGTTCCCCAGTGAACGTCGATGGCATAAATATTATCATCTGTTGCCATTTCAACAGCAGACCAATTATTATCAGCATCGGTGAAGTCGTAAATTGGTCCGTTTACATAATCAGTTCCATTACGCATATCAACGGTAATGATACCTTTTCTATTTCCTAAACCTTGATTTGTTAAGTTCCACTGACTACTAGCTGCTCTTGTTTCGTCATTCAAAATATAATTGCTTCCATCTGATTTAGTTTCGAAGTTCACCGAACCTGTGTAAGCAGCAAAACCCGATGCTGAAGCAACTAAAGACTTTCCAAACCTTTTTGTACTTTGAGTATTATTATGCGAAGAATGATCATGATTTTCAAAACATGCAAATAGTTGGTTTTTATATTTTAATATATTCCCATTGTTTGCATCTACATATAAAACACCTAATTTCATAACTGGTTTTGTAGCTCCAACAGTTACCGCGTAGGCCAAATTAATTTCATCACTTCTTCTACTTGGTAATATAAGTAACTCTATTTTCGGCTTACTTAATTTGGTCAAATTATCACCAGGCCAAAACACAGTATTCCCCATATGTTTTGCCGCAATAGAAATAATTGAACTCTCTGACAACCTTGGTGAAGTATTTAAGCTAGTTACATCGTGATATTTACCGTTATAAGCATCAATCTCTCCATTCTTTTTATGAATTTTTACTTGCCCGTATTCAACTTTTAGTCCTTGGAAGTATTGTTGAAAAGTCTCATGGCTATTCTTTTGTTTATCGATACTAGATTTTTCTCTTCTAAATTCTGTGCCAGAGGACCCTTTAAATTCTGAGCTCAAAATACTTTGTGAACTTAGTTTCTTTTTTGACTTTCCTACTTTTGTTAATGAAACTTTCTTAAACATTTTTTGTTGTCCAAAAGCACTTGTAACAGCCACTAATGAAACAACTAATAGTAGTAATTTACATCTCATATGATTAGTTATTTAGGGATCGTTATTATTAAATACATCTGAAAAAGATGAGTTAATTCATTTCTTTGATCTCATTCTCAAGCTTTCTTAATTTTTCTAATACGCTTTCCAAGTCTTTTTTTCTTTCTTCTAGTTCTTCAATTGAAATAGATTTTTTATTCACTTTGGAAATAATAGTTCTAACAAAACTGATCATGATTTTTCTCTGCTTTTTCAGAGTGCTAAATAAGTGGCTTTACAAATTTTGAGAAAGTAAACAAGGGCGACAATTAGTAGACCTATAATCTAAATTGTGGAGACAAGTGAGGAGACAAATACTTAAAAAGAACAATTAATATTCTTATACAGAAAGGAATTTCTAGAATCTTTTCTGCTAGAACAGTTTAATAATTTCAAGATTCTTAGATAGTATTAATTAAATAGATTTAAGATATTTTTCTAAATCATCTTCAACCTCTAGTTCTAATTTCTTTCGAAGTCTATATCTTGATTTTTTTACAGCAGCAACTGTTGTGTATCGTAAACGAGCAATTTCTTTTCGCTCTAGTGATAAGCGTATGTACATACAAATTTCCAAATCGGTTTTAGTAAGATTTGGATGAATTTTCTTAATTCGCTGAACGAAATCTTTGTTTATACCTTCAATATCATTTTTTATACTCACAAGCTGAGTATCTTCTAGTAATTCTGATTTCAAATCTGCGATTAAGCTTTGAATAGATACTTTTTCGTCGGAAGCGGCAACTTTTTTCAAATTATCAACCATTCTTTCCTTTGACTTTATCTGTTGAAAAGTATCCTTCTTTAACGTTTCTATTTCTTCAATTTTATAATCAATATCAGACTTTAATGTATTAATATTTGAATAGAGTTGATTTAACAAACGCTCCTTCTCTGACTGAAACTTATGATTTAAAAACACATGGAAAATAATGTAGCATAAGAAACTATAATTGATTACAAATTTAGTTTGAATCACCATCATAGCAGTAAGTATATCATTCGTAAAAACAATAACCTGAACTACAAGAATAAGTAGAACCCATTTCGCATATGGTTTTTTATTTTTAATCGCGCAACTAATAATATAAAAACCTAAAATCATTGTAGTTAATCCATATACTTGAAAAAATGGAGCAACTAAAGTTCCGTAAAAGACTGGTGTAAAAAGGACATAAAGTATTCCCAATACAGGAATTAAATAAATTGTTCTTACAAGATTTTTCTTAATATACCCAGGGTATAATGAGGTATAGTATAATATAATTAAAGATAAACCTCCAAAATAACCTACATATCTCATTCTTTGAACTATACCGAATGAAATATTTGGAAAGAAACTATAAATTAATGTTTCTCCAACAAATAGTTGTCTAGAAACACCAATCAAACAAAACAATCCAAAATAGAGAAAGTACAACTCCTTGTTAAAGGTAAAGAACCAGTAAATTTGAAATACACCAAAAATGATAATTAAAAATGTTATCACACCTTCTATCAAAGGATTTGATTTTTGGTTAGCCGTACTTAACGATTTTGTTTGAATAACATTTTGAAGTGCTGGACCACCACCCAATCTACTATTGTGACCTGAAACCACAAATAGTATTTCCAGATTTTCTTCTTGTGGTAGTTCTGTATAGATTATTTGCCCGTAAGGAATTTCGTCTGTTCCGTTTTGAGATATTTTACCTAAGGTGACATGTTTCTTTCCATTAATCCAAATCTCACCGGCACCCAAAAGTCTACCTATATTCAGGACTAAACCTTCACTATCCTTTTTTTGCTTAATATTTAATTTATAAGTACCGTATCCTCTTTTTTCAAATCCTAATTTTGTCCAAACAGGCGAAGGCCATTCTACTGACGTTCCTTCTTTTAACAATGCAATGTCAAAATCACCTTCATTATTAATCGGCCATTGCTTCCAATAAAACAAACCGTCTCCCATCAGATTTACTTCTGGATTTTCATCAAAATTCCAATTTGTAAGATCTAAAACACCATTATGAATAGTTAATTCTCCATTATTTTGATTGCAACCAACGCAAAATAACAGTAACGTAAATAACCACAAGAAAGGCTTACTTTGTAAGGAAATATGGGAGTATTTTAAGTTTAGCATATATATTTAAAAGACGCTAAACAAAGTTATTCTTTTTAAAATAATTTTACAGTATAATGCTTCACTTTACACGAATGAATTACTACAATCAAGTTTGACTAGGAAAAAAAGAAAGAGTTAAACTGAATAAACTAAGATCAATAATTAATCAAAAATAAAATCTCCATCAGAAACTAAAAACAATCCTTCTTTGTTATCTAGTTTAACCAAAAATTTAATTCTGATAGAATTATTAAGGCTGTAAAGTGGAGTTAAAATGTATAGAATTTCTGCCTTAAAATAATTTTTCAATTTAGCTGTACCTTTTAGAATACAGTCTTTATGGTATACATATTCTCTTGTATATACAATTACATTTTGAGATGAATCATTTAAAATGGCTTCTTCTTCTATAAACTCAAAATGCAATTGATCAATCCTTTCTTTGTATTGTGGAAATCGTTCAAGAAAATCATGTATCCTATTGTAGTAGTCAATATTACAAATCATACTTTTAGGATTTAGTTGGTAAGTAATCTTAAATATAATGAAGAAAGACTAGTTATTTCCATATCCACATCATTTAGGGGGAATTTCCTTTAAGTTAAATGTTTTTCACATTTTTTTAATATAAATTTTAGACTTCAACTTTTGATACTAAAAACTAATCATCTAATTTTGTTTAAGTTTTCTTATGGTTTTATTAAACAATATCATATTCAATTCTTTAGACCTTAATAAACATTTGAAAACACAGAAGTAACAAATTAAATTTTCTAGTTGAATACCTGTGTTAAACTCCCTAACGTTTAATCATTATTAAACTACGAATCTTAAAGCGTGATAAATAAATAAAAGCAAGAATTAATTATGAGAATTCAAACAATCATCATTTTGCTTTTAATTCCATTAATGGGTTTCGCCCAAAGTAAGTTTACAATTAGTGGTACATTAAAAGACAAAGCAAATGGTGAAACCTTATTCGGAGCTACTGTATTTTTAAAAGGCACGAGCTTAGGAACTACAACTAATGAATACGGATTTTACTCACTTACAGCTCCTAAAGGAACATATACTTTAAGTGTTTCTTATGTTGGGTACTCTCCTATTGAAAAAGAAATTGAACTCAATGAAAATATAAAGTTCAATGCAGACTTAACAGAAGATACCAATGTTTTAGATGAAGTTGTTATTACTTCAGAAGAAAGTAAAAAAGTCGATCTACGAAGTCCACAAATGAGTGTGACAAAAATTAACTCACAAACCATTAAACAGATCCCAGTAGTTTTAGGAGAAGTAGATGTTATTAAATCTATCCAATTACTTCCTGGAGTTACCAACGCCGGTGAAGGAGCTTCTGGGTTTAATGTACGTGGTGGTGCAGAAGATCAGAATTTAATTCTTTTAGACGAAGCAATTATTTATAATGCATCGCACTTATTTGGTTTTTTCTCTGTATTTAATAATGACGCTATTAAAGATGTAAAATTATATAAAGGAGGAATTCCTGCGAGATTTGGAGGTAGAGTTTCTTCTGTTCTTGATGTACGTCAAAAGGATGGTAACAATAAAGAATTCAAACTAACTGGTGGAATCGGATTAATCTCAAGTAGATTGACCGCTGAAGCTCCTCTATTTGGAGATAAAGGTTCGTTTCTAGTTGCAGGTAGAGCTTCATATGCTAACATATTTTTAGCTCTTGCTGATAATGAAAATAGAGTTGGGTTTTACGATTTAAATTTAAAAACAAACTATCAAATTAATGATAAAAACCGTTTGTATTTATCTGCTTATTTTGGAAATGACGATGTAAACTTTACCAATTCTTTCTTTAATTCTTATGGAAACTTATCTGCCAACTTAAGATGGAATCATATTTTTAATGATAAGTTATTCTCGAACCTATCTGCTATTTACAGTCGATATAATTATGATTTACAACTTGAATTTGTTGGATTAGATTGGTTATCTAGAATTGATAACTACAACTTAAAATACGATGTTGATTATTACTTAAATGACAAACTAAAATTTGATTTTGGTGTAAGTGGAATTTATTACAAATTCAATCCAGGTGAAATTCGTCCGTTAACTCCAGAGTCTTCAATTAACGAGGATTTTCTTGACAAGAAATTCGCCACTGAAACTGGAATTTATGCTAGTTTGGAACACAAAATATCAAATAATATAACAGCAATGTATGGTTTACGATACAGTTATTTTAATCGTTTCGGTAGTCAAACCTTAAACACGTATGCTAATGATTTACCAGTAGTTTATAATTCTACATTAGGTATTTACGAACGTGCTGTACCAACAGGTGAAGTAAATTATGGTGATAAAGAAAGTATCGCAAGTTTTGACAACTTCGAACCGAGATTCGCATTATCATATCAATTAAATGAAAAGTCATCTATTAAAACAAGTTATAATAGAATGGCGCAATACTTACATTTAATTTCAAATACAACATCAGCTACTCCATTAGATATTTGGGCACCAAGTGGTGAGTTTTTAAAACCTCAAATTGCAGATCAATATGCAGTTGGATACTTTAAAAATTTCAAAAACAATATGTATTCTATTGAAACAGAAGCATATTATAAAACCGTAGATAATCGTGTAGATTACATTAACGGTGCTGAACTAATTGCTCAAAACACAATAGAAACGGAAATTTTAAATGGTGAAGCTAGAGCTTACGGTTTAGAATTTTTACTTAGAAAAAATAAAGGAGATTTAACCGGTTGGATTGCGTATACCTTATCAAAATCTGAACAAAGAACACCTGGCGGAGCAGCTGGCGGACCTGGTTTAAATAATGGTGATTGGTACAATACTCCTTTTGATAGAACTCATGATTTATCCGTTACAGGTAATTACAAACTAAATGAAAAATGGACGTTTAACGCAAATTTTGTTTTTCAAACAGGACGACCAGTTACCTATCCAAACGGACAATTTCAATATAATGGATTATCAATTCCTACCTATTCTACGAGAAATGCAGATAGATTACCTTCGTATAACCGCTTAGATGTTTCGGCTACTTTAACGCCTAGAAAAAATAAAAACAGAAAATGGCAAGCCGAATGGGTATTTGGTATTTACAACTTATACTCAAGAAGAAACGCTGCATCAATTCGATTTGGTGTTAACGATGAAACTGGAATAAACGAAGCTGAAAGAACTTCTATTTTCGGAATAACTCCTTCTATCACTTATAACTTTAAATTTTAAAAAAATGAAAAAATTAATATTCACTCTTTGTATCGCAATCAGTACAATTTTTTCATCTTGTACAGATATTGTTGACGTTGATGTTCCTAATGGTGGCGCAAGATTAGTAATCGAAGCTTCTATTAATTGGGAAAAAGGAACAGTTGGAAATGAACAGACCATTAAACTAAGTACTTCAACGGCCTATTTTGACAATAATCCTAATGTACCAGCAACAGGTGCTACAGTTATCGTAACCAAAGAAAATGATGGTTCACAATTTGTGTTTACTGATCAAAATAACGGTAACTATACAACAAATAGTTTTGTTCCTGAAATTGGGGCCGATTACACTTTAAACATCGTTTATAACGGACAAACCTATACTGCTAGTGAGACTTTAGTCGGTTTTACTCAAATTAATAGTGTAACTCAAGAAGAAGGATTTAATGAAGGAGAATTTCGTGTGCGTGTGTTATTTGATGATCCAGCAGATGAAGAAAATTATTATTTAGGCGAATTTGTTCAAGCAAACTTAGCCGTTCCAGCTTTATCTTCTATTCGAGATGAATTTGTGAATGGAAACGAGGCTTTTGTTTTGCACTTTGATGAACTTAATGTTCCAGGGACCGAAGTTGATATTAAAGTTTATGGAATCTCAGAACGTTTCTATTTTTATATTGAAGAATTAATTCGACAATCAGGAACTCAAGGTGGCGGTGGACCATTTCAAACCACACCAGCACAGTTAAAAGGAAATTGTATAAATATTAATGACCCGAATGAAGAAGTATTAGGATATTTTCGTTTGAGTCAGTTTGGAAGAACGAGCTATACAATTCAATAAGAATACACATTTTAGACCCTTTTAAAAGCAAGCCTTTACTTTACATAGTAATTCGCTTGCTTTTATTTTCTATAGAATTCTCTATTTCTACTATATTCTCTATTAAGCTTTCAACTGGTCTGCGAACAAAACTTTCAGCTTTTAAACCAAATTTCTCTAGCTCCTCCTTAATCAGCGATTGCGTATGGTACGCTATTGATCCTACAAAATGAATAGGTGCATTTTTAAACTCATTTGAATACGTTAAAATGTGATTTTGTATGAAAGCTATAATCCCTTTTCTGAGCATTTCAATAACAAAAGGATGTTCTACATTCAAGATTAAAAACCTTGCAAAACTTGCTAAATATTTGTTGGGGTATTTTGAATTATAAATTTTATCTAAAACTTTCTGAGGTTCCAACTTAAATGATTGCTCTAAAGAAACCCTCAAATCAAACGGTAATTGATTGTAATAATAACTTCTTAGTAACTCTTTACCAAAGTAATTTCCGCTTGCTTCATCCATTATAACATAACCCAATGATGGAATTTTTGTTTGTATGGTTTTTCCATCATAATAGCAACAATTCGATCCAGTTCCTAAAATAGCTATAATAGCAGGTTCATTTGTAGTTGCTAAAACCGCAGCCATTAAATCTTCTTTAACAGTGACGGTTATTGCATTTGAAAAATGTGTATTTAGAACTTCTTTTACTTTTTCTTGGCTCTTATTAGTTCCGCATCCTGCTCCATAGAAATATACCTTTTCTACTATTTTTCTTATGGAAGACAACTCTTTATTCTTACAAAGTAACTTCGCTATTTTCTCTCCTGATAATATATTCGGGTTTAAACCTTTAGTTCTTGTTCTTGAAAGATCATTGGTAATATTATCATATAATACCCAATCGCATTTTGAAGACCCACTATCTGCAATTAAAATCATTCCTCATTTTTTTAAATCAATACTATTATTTTAAATCAAATCGTTGATTCAAACATGTAGAGAGTTCTTTTAAAGTATCAATTATTACAATCTCTACATCTACAAATGGTGTTGAAAGCTCTTCTAACAAATCAATTACGCTATCTCTATCTTTCTTAGAAAATTTCTCACTTTTAATGGCAATCTTAATTTGATGAGATACTTCAGCTAATTTTTGATAATGTAACTCTAATCCAACTAAATTTGGTGATCTCTCTAGTTTTCTAAACTCTGAATACCCAGTTTCCCAACTATTCAGAAATGATAAAACATTCTCTTTATTCTTTAAATTCCCATCTAAGGTATACGCACTTACAGCTTTCTTAAATTCATAAGCATCGGGAGCATCAGCTGAACAAGCATCCGCGAATAACGTGAAAGGCGAAAAGGTTTTATATTCTGTTCCTCCTTCATTTCTGTTATAAATTTTCAAAGGTTCTGAAATTCCTGCTAGAATTTTTAAAGATGAAATATCTTGATTATTGGAAACGTTTCTTAGGATCACATCGATATTTCTAATATGAGTTAAACCGATTCTTTCCAATTCGTGATTTACATATTTTAGTCGTTTTCTCATATTCTCAATGTTAGTAATATGCTTTGGTGACCAAAACCTTTCTGCAATAGCCGCTGTTCTTGGCCATATGCGACTATCTATAGTTAATGGAGTAACCAATTCGCTCCACATTGTAACTTCACCTCCAAGAACTCTACTTTCTTCGGCTGTTGTTAAGTCAGCATTTGCAATTGGATCACATTTGTAATAATGATCAACAGATAACATTCTATCGATATAATAATCGTTAGATAAAATTGCGTGATAACCGTTTTTAAGCGCAGGAATTAATGTTCCGTTTTCAAAACCTTCGTTCTTTCCTCTCCAAGAATGAATTATGGCACTTTTTGGCATACTTGGAGTTCTGATTTCATCCCAACCAACAAGCTTTTTCCCATATTTTCTTAAGATTTTCTCGAGCTTTATATTGAAATACGTTTGAAGGTCATGGTTAGTTTTTAATCCATTTTTCTTTTTAAACTCCTGTATTTTTGAGTTTGCATCCCAGTGCTTGCCTTCATTCTCGTCTCCACCAATATGAAAGTATTCATCCGGAAATAAAGGAGCTACTTCTTTAAACAGATTGTCTAAAAACGTATAAACTTCGGGTTTAGTAGGATTTAATGTAGGATCAAAAACTCCTGAATATCTAACTATTTTATTATCGAAATTTTCGTCACTACCTAATTCAGGATAAGCAGTTAAAATTGCTGCTGCATGTCCTGGAACATCAATTTCTGGGATAACTCGAATCCCAAGATTGTTTGCATACGCCACTACATCTTTAATCTGCTCTTGAGTATAATACTCTCCATCCGAACCTAATTCATGCAGTTTGGGATATATTTTTGACTCGATTCTAAAACCTTGATCATCTGATAAATGCCAATGAAAAACATTCATTTTCACGAAAGCCATTGCATCTAAATTTCGTTTAATCAAGTCAACAGGTTGAAAATGACGAGACACATCTATCATTAAGCCTCGCCATTTAAATCGAGGAGCATCTTTTATATAAAACCCTTCAAAAACAAAGTTACTCCCGTCACTTTTAATTAATTGTAATAGTGTAGATAAACCTCTAACAATTCCAACATCTGTTAGTGCAGTAATTTCAATTTTATTATTATTTACAACTAGTTCATAAGACTCATCTGTATTAAAAGATAAACTCGCTTCCTCTTTAAAAACTAAACTTAAAGTCGTCTTTTCTCTATTATAAAAAGGAAATCCTTCATCTATAAAAACACCAGTTTTGTTGGCTAAATTTCTAAGGAATTTTGTTGCAGCTTTATACACTCTGCTTCCTTTTCTATTCATGCTAATTGTAAAATCTCTATCTAATATGGTTTTAGCTTTATTAGATTTTATCTCTTTTGGCCAAGGCATTAAATTTAACTGATCACTTAATTTTTCTTGTGAAAAACACGGTTTAACAGCAATGGTAAAAAAGAAAAGAGAGAATATAAAAATTGAAAATACTTTCATTACTTAAAAATAATATCGTTTAAACGCTTCGATTGCGGCATAATCTGCCATTCCTAATTGATGGTACTTTTTGGCTGTAAGTCTGTTTCTATCCTCAGCTCTAACCCAAAATTCTCTTGAATCATCACCTCTAAACATTACCTTATCTTTTTGAGATTGGTGGAAGAAAATCGCGTTACGTTTTTTAATTACTTGATCTGGACTCATTGGTACTGCCATATCGATTTCATGAGAATCCCACTCGAACCAAGCGCCTCTATATAACCATACCCAACAATCTTTAATAGCATCTTCATACTTCATTCTTTCCAAAGCCATAAACAAAGCGTCTAAAC
This genomic window from Tenacibaculum sp. 190524A05c contains:
- a CDS encoding DUF4249 domain-containing protein, with the translated sequence MKKLIFTLCIAISTIFSSCTDIVDVDVPNGGARLVIEASINWEKGTVGNEQTIKLSTSTAYFDNNPNVPATGATVIVTKENDGSQFVFTDQNNGNYTTNSFVPEIGADYTLNIVYNGQTYTASETLVGFTQINSVTQEEGFNEGEFRVRVLFDDPADEENYYLGEFVQANLAVPALSSIRDEFVNGNEAFVLHFDELNVPGTEVDIKVYGISERFYFYIEELIRQSGTQGGGGPFQTTPAQLKGNCININDPNEEVLGYFRLSQFGRTSYTIQ
- a CDS encoding N-acetylglucosamine kinase, with the translated sequence MILIADSGSSKCDWVLYDNITNDLSRTRTKGLNPNILSGEKIAKLLCKNKELSSIRKIVEKVYFYGAGCGTNKSQEKVKEVLNTHFSNAITVTVKEDLMAAVLATTNEPAIIAILGTGSNCCYYDGKTIQTKIPSLGYVIMDEASGNYFGKELLRSYYYNQLPFDLRVSLEQSFKLEPQKVLDKIYNSKYPNKYLASFARFLILNVEHPFVIEMLRKGIIAFIQNHILTYSNEFKNAPIHFVGSIAYHTQSLIKEELEKFGLKAESFVRRPVESLIENIVEIENSIENKSKRITM
- a CDS encoding beta-N-acetylhexosaminidase: MKVFSIFIFSLFFFTIAVKPCFSQEKLSDQLNLMPWPKEIKSNKAKTILDRDFTISMNRKGSRVYKAATKFLRNLANKTGVFIDEGFPFYNREKTTLSLVFKEEASLSFNTDESYELVVNNNKIEITALTDVGIVRGLSTLLQLIKSDGSNFVFEGFYIKDAPRFKWRGLMIDVSRHFQPVDLIKRNLDAMAFVKMNVFHWHLSDDQGFRIESKIYPKLHELGSDGEYYTQEQIKDVVAYANNLGIRVIPEIDVPGHAAAILTAYPELGSDENFDNKIVRYSGVFDPTLNPTKPEVYTFLDNLFKEVAPLFPDEYFHIGGDENEGKHWDANSKIQEFKKKNGLKTNHDLQTYFNIKLEKILRKYGKKLVGWDEIRTPSMPKSAIIHSWRGKNEGFENGTLIPALKNGYHAILSNDYYIDRMLSVDHYYKCDPIANADLTTAEESRVLGGEVTMWSELVTPLTIDSRIWPRTAAIAERFWSPKHITNIENMRKRLKYVNHELERIGLTHIRNIDVILRNVSNNQDISSLKILAGISEPLKIYNRNEGGTEYKTFSPFTLFADACSADAPDAYEFKKAVSAYTLDGNLKNKENVLSFLNSWETGYSEFRKLERSPNLVGLELHYQKLAEVSHQIKIAIKSEKFSKKDRDSVIDLLEELSTPFVDVEIVIIDTLKELSTCLNQRFDLK